Genomic window (Gammaproteobacteria bacterium):
GCGAGATGGAATCTTTTCCGTGATGGCCGGTGGCAAAGTCAGCCCATTTTCCGGTATCAAGATTGATGCTGAAACTTCCTGGCTTCGCGTCGTCTCTTTTGGGATTGGCACCAGGTATTCGCGGCCTTCCTTTTTCCCACCAGGAAGCCACAGGGAAAGCAATGAGGAGAATTGGGATAATGCGCGATGATTGATTGCGCTGAAGTCGATATTCGAGGGAGAGTTGTTCATGTTACTGGCTCCGAATTAGATAGTTGGAACCAGTCGAA
Coding sequences:
- a CDS encoding hypothetical protein (Evidence 5 : Unknown function); the protein is MASWWEKGRPRIPGANPKRDDAKPGSFSINLDTGKWADFATGHHGKDSISLYAYLNNLSQGQAARKLAAEIGESFSIPETKKNNNGEETLVCKQPK